The genomic DNA GGCAGATATACCGCTGTCCGAAGCCGGCAACGGCAAGGCCTGGGCGGTTGAAACGGAATTGAAGATATGAAAACGCTCAAGGGTCCGGGCATCTTTCTTGCCCAGTACGCGGGAGATGAGGCACCGTTCAACACGCTCCCCGATATCGCGCGTTGGGCAGCGTCGCTCGGCTTTGTCGGCGTGCAGATCCCCAGCAACGATCATCGGATGTTCGATCTGGAGCAGGCAGCGGCGAGCAAGACGTATTGCGACGACATCGCGGGCATGCTGGCCGAACATGGGTTGGCGGTGACCGAGCTGTCCACGCATCTGCAAGGCCAACTAGTAGCCTCGCATCCTGCCTACGACCGCTTGTTCGACGGCTTCGCGCCCGCGGCATTGCGCGGCAACACGTCAGAACGCCAGGCTTGGGCCGTGCAACAGCTCAAGCTTGCAGCGAAGGCTAGCCAGCATCTCGGCCTGACCTCGCATGCCACTTTCTCCGGCGCGCTGGCCTGGCATCTGTTCTATCCGTGGCCGCAACGCCCCGCCGGGTTGATCGAGGAAGCGTTCGCGGAACTCGGCAAACGCTGGCGACCCATCCTCGATGCCTTCGATGAAGCCGGTGTCGATGTCTGTTATGAGCTGCATCCCGGTGAAGACTTGCACGACGGCGCGACCTTCGAGCGTTTTCTCGATGCCGTCGGTCAGCACCCGCGCGCCAACATCCTCTACGACCCCAGCCATATGGTCCTGCAGCAGATGGACTATCTGGAGTTCATCGACTTCTATCACGAGCGCATTCGCGCGTTCCATGTGAAGGATGCTGAGTTCCGCCCCAATGGGCGCGCGGGCGTCTATGGCGGTTACCAGAGCTGGATCGATCGCCCCGGCCGTTTCCGCTCACTGGGCGACGGGCAGATCGATTTCGGTGCGATCTTCAGCAAGATGGCGCAATACAGCTACCCAGGTTGGGCCGTGCTCGAATGGGAGTGCTGCATCAAGGATGCCCAGCAAGGCGCGAAGGAAGGCGCGGTGTTTATCCGCGACCACATCATCAAGGTTACCGAGCGCGCGTTCGACGATTTCGCCGCCACCGGCAGCGACCGCGCGTTCAATCGCGACATCCTGGGACTCACCTGACCATGACAACCACCTCTCCCGGCATCAGCCGCCGCACCGCGCTCGGCCGCATCGCAGCCGCTGCGGCGGCGGTCGGCGCCATGCCGTTGCTTGCTTCCGCCGATACCGTCGCCGGCAAACCCGCTCCCGAGAAAGCTGGGCCCGGTCGCCTCAAGCAGTCGTTGAGCCGCTGGACCTCCAAGGCGCCATTGCCTGAACTGTGCAAGCACCTCAAGTCTCTTGGCTTCGTTGGCGTCGATCTGCTGTATGCGGACGAATGGGCGACGGTGACCGACAATGGTCTGGCGGTAACGATGGGTTATCCCGCCAAGCGCGATAACTTCATCACGATGGGTTTCAACGACCCGGCCAATCACGCCGCGCTGTTGAAGGAACTGGAAGCGACAATTCCGTTGGCCAAGCGCGCCGGCCTGACCAACATGATCACCATGTTCGGCAACCGTAAGGATGGCATCGACGAGCGCCAGGCGATCGACAACTGCGTCGCCGGCCTCTCCAAGATCGAGCCGCTCGCCGCGGAGAACGGCGTCACCCTATGCGTGGAGCTGCTCAACAGCAAGGTCGACCACCACGGCTATCAGGGCGACAGCACGGCATTCGGCGTCGCGGTGATGAAGGGCATCAACTCGCCCAACGTCAAGCTGCTCTACGACATCTATCACATGCAGATCATGGAGGGTGACGTAATCCGCACCATCCGCGACAACATCCAATGGATCGGCCATTTTCACACCGGTGGCGTGCCGGGTCGCCATGAGATCGACGGCACCCAGGAGCTCAACTACCACGCCGTCGCCAAGGCGATCGCGGATCTGAATTTCCAGGGTTACATCGCGCACGAATTCATGCCGTCGCGATCGGACCCGTTCGATTCCTTTGCCGAGGCGTTCAAGATATGCACGGTATGACCTTTCATCGAGGAATGGCCTTGAAACAGAAAAGCGCTGTGGTCCTTACCCTTTTCGTTCTCGCATCGTCCGCATGGGCGCAGACCGATCCCAAGGCGACCGAGCAGTGGGAGCCCGA from Dyella sp. GSA-30 includes the following:
- a CDS encoding TIM barrel protein, coding for MTTTSPGISRRTALGRIAAAAAAVGAMPLLASADTVAGKPAPEKAGPGRLKQSLSRWTSKAPLPELCKHLKSLGFVGVDLLYADEWATVTDNGLAVTMGYPAKRDNFITMGFNDPANHAALLKELEATIPLAKRAGLTNMITMFGNRKDGIDERQAIDNCVAGLSKIEPLAAENGVTLCVELLNSKVDHHGYQGDSTAFGVAVMKGINSPNVKLLYDIYHMQIMEGDVIRTIRDNIQWIGHFHTGGVPGRHEIDGTQELNYHAVAKAIADLNFQGYIAHEFMPSRSDPFDSFAEAFKICTV
- a CDS encoding sugar phosphate isomerase/epimerase; this encodes MKTLKGPGIFLAQYAGDEAPFNTLPDIARWAASLGFVGVQIPSNDHRMFDLEQAAASKTYCDDIAGMLAEHGLAVTELSTHLQGQLVASHPAYDRLFDGFAPAALRGNTSERQAWAVQQLKLAAKASQHLGLTSHATFSGALAWHLFYPWPQRPAGLIEEAFAELGKRWRPILDAFDEAGVDVCYELHPGEDLHDGATFERFLDAVGQHPRANILYDPSHMVLQQMDYLEFIDFYHERIRAFHVKDAEFRPNGRAGVYGGYQSWIDRPGRFRSLGDGQIDFGAIFSKMAQYSYPGWAVLEWECCIKDAQQGAKEGAVFIRDHIIKVTERAFDDFAATGSDRAFNRDILGLT